The following proteins are encoded in a genomic region of Vigna radiata var. radiata cultivar VC1973A unplaced genomic scaffold, Vradiata_ver6 scaffold_51, whole genome shotgun sequence:
- the LOC106780680 gene encoding uncharacterized protein LOC106780680: MRAPMPDRPPPHVEKFDSTTNPEHHLRNFVDSMAFYTQSDPVKCRAFSLSLRGEALEWYYTLPPNSVDSFRTLTNMFTKQYSTNRYEEVTAAELVNPRQGKDETLRAFMHRYNQAARRIKGASPEFIISSLPNCLKAGFVSESLYAKLPRTLEELQQKMAKFIKMEDQRSFRKQQHEEHSASVNKKEGKRKNDNVREQKPVMNLNPRYDRYVHLTAPREKAARLSKIEKLIRAGHLREFVKEDFGRMGHSPRKTRRSPEHAKRKSNYSRDRSRSPLSHRSHSRLREREPIIKGRIDTISRGFAGGGASSSARKRHLRNLHSIHSVIRSPAAMPDITFTNKDFHAPDPDQDDPMVITTRIAQYDVSKVLVDQGSSVNILYWTTFRRMEISEDMIAPFNEQIVGFPGERVDTRGYIDLRTHLGFEDGGKELRVRFLLVEANTSYNALLGRPCLNAFGVIVSTPHLAMKFPTDKGNICTVRADQRTARQCYVAGLKVTPYRKENRTEAILIDLDPRTNTDERIQPEGEIRPFVVGKTEQQTTSIVAKLQSSDENALKGLLKDNNDLFAWSASDMPGIHPSVISHKLSIFREARPVSQKKRRFSEEKR, translated from the exons ATGCGGGCCCCTATGCCCGATCGGCCTCCACCTCACGTGGAGAAATTCGATAGTACGACGAATCCAGAACATCATTTGCGGAACTTCGTCGATTCAATGGCCTTCTACACTCAAAGTGATCCGGTAAAATGCCGGGCGTTCTCCCTGTCGCTGAGGGGAGAAGCCCTCGAATGGTACTACACCCTTCCACCCAATTCGGTGGACAGTTTCCGCACGCTGACGAACATGTTCACAAAGCAATATTCCACCAACCGATATGAAGAAGTGACCGCTGCCGAACTAGTCAATCCCAGGCAGGGAAAGGACGAAACTCTCAGAGCTTTCATGCACCGATACAACCAAGCCGCCCGGAGAATAAAAGGAGCCAGCCCCGAATTCATCATCAGCAGCCTACCCAACTGCCTAAAGGCAGGATTCGTCTCTGAAAGCCTATACGCCAAATTACCCCGTACGCTGGAGGAGCTACAACAAAAGATGGCTAAGTTCATTAAAATGGAAGACCAGAGAAGTTTTCGAAAGCAACAACATGAGGAGCATTCGGCAAGTGTTAACAAAAAAGAGGGCAAGCGAAAAAATGACAACGTCCGGGAACAGAAACCAGTCATGAATCTGAACCCCAGATACGACCGCTACGTGCATCTTACTGCCCCCAGAGAAAAG GCTGCCAGACTCTCAAAGATAGAGAAGCTAATCCGTGCCGGACATCTTCGTGAATTTGTGAAGGAAGATTTCGGCCGTATGGGACACTCGCCCAGAAAGACACGAAGAAGCCCGGAGCATGCCAAACGAAAAAGTAATTACTCACGCGACCGTTCTCGTAGTCCTCTGAGTCACAGATCCCACAGTCGGCTGAGAGAGCGGGAACCTATAATAAAAGGCAGGATTGACACCATCTCAAGAGGTTTCGCTGGAGGAGGCGCTTCATCCTCAGCACGGAAGAGACACTTGAGAAATTTGCATAGCATACACTCAGTGATACGCAGTCCGGCGGCAATGCCGGACATTACATTTACAAACAAAGATTTTCACGCACCAGATCCTGATCAGGATGACCCCATGGTCATCACAACCCGCATTGCACAATACGATGTGAGTAAAGTCCTCGTCGATCAGGGTAGTTcagttaatatattatactgGACAACTTTTCGAAGAATGGAGATTTCTGAAGATATGATTGCCCCGTTTAACGAGCAAATTGTTGGTTTTCCTGGAGAAAGAGTAGACACCCGGGGGTATATCGACTTACGAACCCACCTAGGATTTGAAGATGGTGGTAAAGAGCTCAGAGTTCGTTTCTTGCTTGTAGAAGCAAACACGTCCTATAACGCCCTCCTAGGGCGCCCATGCTTGAACGCCTTTGGGGTAATCGTGTCTACCCCACATCTGGCAATGAAATTTCCTACAGACAAGGGAAATATTTGCACCGTCCGGGCAGACCAGAGAACCGCTCGTCAATGTTATGTTGCTGGTTTAAAGGTCACACCTTACAGAAAAGAGAACCGCACCGAGGCAATCCTGATTGACCTTGATCCAAGGACCAATACAGACGAACGCATACAACCGGAAGGTGAGATAAGGCCCTTCGTCGTGGGAAAAACCGAACAACAAACTACTTCAATCGTCGCCAAGCTTCAGTCATCTGACGAAAATGCATTGAAAGGCCTGTTAAAAGATAACAACGATTTATTCGCATGGAGCGCATCCGATATGCCCGGAATCCATCCCAGTGTCATTTCACACAAATTATCCATATTCCGAGAAGCCCGACCGGTATCTCAGAAGAAACGACGGTTCAGTGAAGAAAAGCGGTAG